A window of Corythoichthys intestinalis isolate RoL2023-P3 chromosome 14, ASM3026506v1, whole genome shotgun sequence contains these coding sequences:
- the afg3l2 gene encoding AFG3-like protein 2: MAHRYFRLSAGCSNMLRLLVARSPAASRLVTKRLASGQGLLSELLVACRSLTSKPPKGFEKYFPDSQKNSRETQDKDGKLDDAPREAGPSSGGGGAGGGGGTGSGGGGGKRGGRKESNWYSRLQKGDIPWDEKDFRMFFLSSVAFWSAVTYYFLFRDGGREVTWKDFVNNFLSKGAVDRLEVVNKRYVKVIFSPGKTPVDGQYVWFNIGSVDTFERNLESAQYELGIEGESRVPVVYATESDGSFLLSMLPTALIIGFLLFMLRRGPAGAGRPGRGGMGGLFSVSETTAKILKDEIDVKFKDVAGCEEAKLEIMEFVNFLKNPRQYQDLGAKIPKGAILTGPPGTGKTLLAKATAGEANVPFITVNGSEFLEMFVGVGPARVRDLFVMARKNAPCILFIDEIDAVGRKRGRGNFGGQSEQENTLNQLLVEMDGFNTATNVVVLAGTNRADILDPALLRPGRFDRQIYIGPPDIKGRVSIFKVHLRPLKLDPNADKDALARKMAALTPGFSGADIANVCNEAALIAARHLCDSIEQKHFEQAIERVIGGLEKKTQVLQPEEKKTVAYHEAGHAVTGWFLEHADPLLKVSIIPRGRGLGYAQYLPKEQFLYTTEQLLDRMCMMLGGRVSEEIFFGRVTTGAQDDLRKVTQSAYAQIVQFGMNSKVGQVSFDLPRQGEMVLEKPYSEATARLIDSEVRALIADAYLRTQQLLNDKKAQVEKVALRLLEKEVLDKNDMVELLGKRPFSEKSTYEEIVAGTGGEDEDTSLPAGLKDWNRERKEKEETQEEQVARQISGGMPF, from the exons ATGGCAAACTTGACGATGCTCCGAGAGAGGCGGGGCCGTCCAGCGGGGGAGGCGGTGCTGGAGGGGGAGGAGGCACGGGAAGCGGAGGGGGAGGCGGAAAAAGAGGAGGACGGAAGGAGTCGAACTGGTACAGCCGTCTACAGAAG GGAGACATTCCATGGGATGAGAAGGACTTCCGGATGTTCTTCCTGAGCAGTGTGGCCTTCTGGAGCGCCGTCACTTATTACTTTCTGTTCAGAGATGGAGGTCGAGAGGTCACCTGGAAGGATTTTGTCAACAACTTCCTATCCAAAGGAGCA GTAGATAGGTTGGAGGTTGTTAACAAGCGGTATGTCAAAGTCATCTTCTCGCCCGGGAAGACGCCGGTTGACGGG CAGTACGTGTGGTTCAACATTGGCAGTGTGGACACATTTGAGAGGAACCTGGAGAGTGCCCAATACGAGCTCGGCATCGAGGGCGAGAGCCGCGTGCCTGTTGTCTACGCTACTGAGAGTGATGG GAGCTTCCTCCTTAGCATGCTGCCCACCGCCCTCATCATTGGCTTCCTACTTTTCATGCTGCGACGAGGCCCGGCAGGAGCAGGTCGGCCCGGACGCGGGGGCATGGGTGGCTTGTTCAGCGTCAGCGAGACCACAGCTAAGATCCTCAAGGACGAAATCGATGTCAAGTTCAAAGACGTAGCGGGCTGCGAGGAGGCCAAGTTGGAGATCATGGAGTTTGTCAATTTTCTCAAGAACCCTCGGCAGTACCAGGACCTGGGCGCCAAAATTCCCAAG GGCGCCATCCTAACCGGGCCGCCAGGCACGGGGAAGACACTTTTGGCCAAGGCTACAGCCGGCGAGGCCAACGTCCCGTTTATCACCGTTAACGGGTCAGAGTTTCTGGAGATGTTCGTGGGTGTGGGCCCGGCCCGG GTCAGAGATCTCTTCGTCATGGCCAGAAAGAATGCGCCCTGCATCCTCTTCATCGACGAGATTGACGCGGTGGGACGCAAGCGGGGACGAGGAAATTTTGGGGGTCAGAGCGAACAGGAGAACACCTTGAACCAGCTCCTCGTTGAGATGGACG GGTTCAACACAGCGACCAATGTGGTGGTCCTGGCTGGAACCAACCGAGCAGACATCTTGGACCCGGCGCTGCTGAGGCCCGGACGATTCGACAGGCAAATTTACATCG GTCCTCCTGACATTAAAGGTCGAGTTTCCATCTTTAAGGTTCACCTTCGTCCTCTTAAGTTGGACCCCAACGCAGATAAAGACGCTTTGGCACGAAAAATGGCGGCGCTGACACCTGGATTCTCAG GTGCCGACATCGCCAATGTTTGCAATGAGGCGGCTCTCATTGCTGCACGGCACCTCTGCGACTCCATCGAGCAGAAACACTTTGAGCAGGCCATCGAGAGGGTCATCGGAG gcctgGAGAAGAAGACACAGGTCCTCCAACCAGAGGAGAAGAAGACTGTGGCATATCACGAGGCCGGTCACGCCGTTACTGGCTGGTTCCTGGAGCACGCAGACCCATTGCTAAAG GTGTCCATAATTCCCCGTGGGCGGGGTTTGGGCTACGCTCAGTATCTTCCCAAGGAACAGTTTCTGTACACAACAGAACAGTTGCTGGACCGTATGTGTATGATGCTGGGAGGCCGCGTGTCCGAGGAGATTTTCTTTGGCAGGGTCACCACCGGCGCGCAAGACGACCTCCGCAAGGTCACTCAGAGCGCCTACGCGCAG ATTGTGCAGTTTGGAATGAACTCCAAGGTGGGCCAGGTGTCTTTCGATCTTCCCCGACAGGGTGAGATGGTTCTGGAAAAGCCGTACAGCGAGGCTACGGCGCGTCTCATCGACAGTGAGGTCCGCGCCCTCATCGCTGACGCCTACCTCAGAACGCAGCAACTTCTCAACGACAAGAAGGCCCAAGTGGAGAAG GTAGCGCTGCGGCTGCTGGAGAAGGAGGTTCTGGACAAGAATGACATGGTGGAGCTACTGGGCAAACGTCCCTTCTCAGAGAAGTCGACATACGAGGAGATTGTGGCTGGCACGGGCGGAGAGGACGAGGACACATCGCTGCCTGCGGGCCTTAAGGACTGGAACCGAGAGAGAAAAGAAAAGGAGGAGACCCAGGAAGAGCAAGTGGCCCGTCAGATCTCTGGAGGAATGCCTTTTTAG